One Streptomyces sp. RPA4-2 genomic window carries:
- a CDS encoding PIG-L family deacetylase: MTDRPLTLMAVHAHPDDEATGTGGVLARYAAEGIRTVLVTCTDGGCGDGPEGVKPGDPGHDPAAVALMRRQELEASCDVLKVSELEMLDYADSGMMGWPSNDAPGSFWRTPVEEGAARLAELMRHYRPDVVVTYDENGFYGHPDHIQAHRITMAALEMTGLTPKVYWTTMPRSMMQRFGEIIREFHEDMPEPDPAEAAAMAEIGLPDDEITTWVDTTAFSGQKFDALAAHASQGENIFFLKMGKERFGEFMGMETFVRVKDATGASVPENDLFAGLR; the protein is encoded by the coding sequence ATGACTGACCGGCCCTTGACGCTCATGGCAGTACACGCCCACCCCGACGACGAGGCCACCGGGACCGGAGGGGTCCTCGCGCGGTACGCGGCGGAAGGCATCCGTACGGTTCTCGTGACGTGTACCGACGGCGGTTGCGGTGACGGACCGGAGGGTGTCAAGCCGGGCGATCCCGGGCACGATCCGGCGGCCGTCGCCTTGATGCGCCGTCAAGAACTCGAGGCGAGCTGTGACGTCCTGAAGGTCAGCGAACTGGAGATGCTGGACTACGCCGACTCCGGGATGATGGGCTGGCCGAGCAACGACGCCCCCGGGTCCTTCTGGCGGACCCCCGTGGAGGAAGGCGCCGCCCGACTCGCGGAACTCATGCGGCACTACCGACCCGATGTGGTCGTCACCTACGACGAGAACGGCTTCTACGGCCACCCCGACCACATCCAGGCCCACCGCATCACGATGGCGGCGCTGGAGATGACGGGACTGACACCGAAGGTGTACTGGACGACGATGCCCCGCTCGATGATGCAGCGGTTCGGCGAGATCATCCGCGAGTTCCATGAGGACATGCCGGAGCCGGATCCTGCCGAGGCCGCCGCGATGGCCGAGATCGGCCTCCCGGACGATGAGATCACCACGTGGGTGGACACCACCGCGTTCAGTGGTCAGAAGTTCGATGCGCTGGCCGCGCACGCCAGCCAGGGCGAGAACATCTTCTTCCTCAAGATGGGCAAGGAGAGGTTCGGCGAGTTCATGGGCATGGAGACTTTCGTACGTGTCAAGGACGCCACCGGTGCGTCCGTACCGGAGAACGATCTCTTCGCCGGGCTGCGCTGA
- a CDS encoding Lrp/AsnC family transcriptional regulator, giving the protein MAHVSADSVLSLTDQRLVAALQWDGRLTAERAAQVLDLSPATVRRRLHAFSADGTVRVVISPVARPRNGGSAGALFLRIRVLRGKLDTIVAALAAREDIPFIDVTTSGDEIFAVARTEPGSRDPLVFRQLPSTQAVTSLESATILHVFRLTSEWRHAVLTPAERAALSPAVPDPGPAPSKSPGPYGVDTDPLEQSLIDALTPDARLSAAALATHTGHPETTVRRRIAQLSAQGRLVTQVLVDPRRIGLPIEAKLLLHVPPGHLAATGQALADHPSVHGAFATSGPSNLHAAAYFPDLPALYGFLSRDLA; this is encoded by the coding sequence ATGGCACACGTGTCGGCGGATTCCGTACTGAGCCTCACCGACCAGCGGTTGGTGGCCGCCCTGCAGTGGGACGGCCGTCTCACCGCGGAACGGGCGGCCCAGGTGCTGGACCTCAGCCCCGCCACCGTGCGCCGCCGCCTGCACGCGTTCAGCGCCGACGGGACCGTGCGCGTGGTGATCTCACCGGTCGCGCGACCGCGCAACGGGGGCTCGGCCGGGGCTCTGTTCCTGCGGATCCGCGTGCTGCGGGGAAAGCTCGACACCATCGTGGCCGCGCTCGCGGCACGCGAGGACATCCCGTTCATCGACGTCACCACCTCGGGTGACGAGATCTTCGCGGTGGCCCGTACGGAGCCGGGCTCGCGCGACCCGCTCGTCTTCCGCCAACTGCCCTCCACCCAGGCGGTCACGTCCCTGGAGAGCGCCACCATCCTGCACGTCTTCCGGCTCACCTCGGAGTGGCGTCACGCCGTCCTGACACCCGCCGAGCGTGCGGCCCTGAGCCCGGCGGTTCCGGACCCGGGGCCGGCCCCCTCCAAGTCCCCGGGCCCGTACGGTGTCGACACCGACCCCCTGGAACAGTCCCTGATCGACGCCCTCACCCCCGACGCGCGCCTGTCCGCCGCCGCCCTGGCCACGCACACCGGTCACCCGGAGACCACGGTCCGCCGGCGGATCGCCCAACTGTCCGCCCAGGGACGTCTGGTCACCCAGGTCCTGGTCGATCCCCGTCGTATCGGGCTGCCCATCGAGGCCAAGCTCCTGCTGCACGTGCCCCCCGGTCATCTGGCCGCCACGGGCCAGGCACTGGCCGACCATCCGTCGGTGCACGGCGCGTTCGCGACCTCCGGGCCCTCGAACCTGCACGCGGCGGCCTACTTCCCCGACCTGCCCGCCCTCTACGGATTCCTCTCCCGCGACCTGGCTTAG
- a CDS encoding alpha/beta hydrolase — MEGDPDDPRPAQRDARPDRLTAGGCRVASRDPVQGPAVRPRLVPGRGPALPGLAVPALALRAPYDREKDPGTEKAPRKPRERRIDSPPTEVPVPMSRQREKVRFASGDTTCAAWHYPGTNGGCVIMAGGTAVTKEPASDLFARRFHDAGFAVLAIDYRRFGESGGAPRQVVRFDDQLADWQAAIDFAAGLPDVDPGGISLWGFSLSGGHVFRVAADNPRLASVIAQSPLVDGRAVAPNALRSMTPLALLRLFGRAVADALGGLLGRPPLLVPTAGVRGAVASLTTPDAMDGDRALDPDHRYPDWDRTVAARIALRIGGYRPGLHAPRTRCPLLVVVCDQDRTALPGPAVEAARNAPDAEVLHLEGGHYAPFLEAHEEAVAAEIAFLHKHLARTNGAPGGGDLT; from the coding sequence ATGGAAGGAGATCCCGATGATCCTCGACCCGCACAACGGGATGCCCGTCCTGACCGGCTGACAGCCGGCGGCTGCCGGGTCGCCTCCCGCGACCCGGTGCAGGGGCCCGCGGTGCGACCACGGCTCGTGCCGGGCCGCGGGCCCGCGCTACCCGGGCTCGCCGTTCCCGCGCTCGCCCTCCGCGCTCCGTACGACCGCGAGAAAGACCCGGGAACCGAGAAAGCCCCGAGAAAGCCCCGAGAACGACGGATCGACTCACCACCCACGGAGGTCCCTGTGCCCATGTCCAGGCAACGCGAAAAAGTACGCTTCGCCAGCGGCGACACCACATGCGCCGCCTGGCACTATCCGGGGACCAACGGCGGCTGCGTGATCATGGCCGGAGGGACCGCCGTGACCAAGGAGCCCGCCTCGGACCTCTTCGCCCGGCGGTTCCACGACGCCGGTTTCGCCGTCCTGGCCATCGACTACCGGCGATTCGGGGAGAGCGGGGGCGCGCCGCGCCAGGTCGTCCGCTTCGACGACCAACTCGCCGACTGGCAGGCCGCGATCGACTTCGCGGCCGGTCTGCCCGACGTCGATCCCGGCGGCATCTCCCTCTGGGGCTTCTCCCTCTCGGGCGGCCACGTCTTCCGCGTCGCGGCCGACAACCCGCGGCTGGCCTCCGTGATCGCACAGTCGCCTCTCGTCGACGGCCGGGCGGTGGCTCCCAACGCGCTGCGCTCCATGACACCCCTCGCGCTGCTCCGGCTCTTCGGCCGGGCCGTCGCGGACGCGCTCGGCGGCCTCCTGGGTCGGCCTCCGCTGCTGGTCCCCACCGCCGGAGTACGCGGCGCCGTCGCCTCGCTCACCACGCCCGACGCCATGGACGGTGACCGGGCCCTGGACCCCGACCATCGCTATCCGGACTGGGACCGGACGGTCGCCGCACGGATCGCGCTGCGGATCGGCGGATACCGGCCCGGCCTCCATGCCCCCCGGACCCGGTGCCCCCTGCTCGTGGTCGTCTGCGACCAGGACCGGACCGCGCTCCCCGGACCCGCCGTCGAGGCGGCCCGCAACGCCCCGGACGCCGAGGTGCTGCACCTGGAGGGCGGTCACTACGCCCCGTTCCTGGAGGCGCACGAAGAGGCCGTCGCGGCGGAGATCGCGTTCCTGCACAAGCACCTGGCCCGCACGAACGGCGCGCCCGGGGGAGGGGACCTCACGTGA
- a CDS encoding ADP-ribosylglycohydrolase family protein has product MTGQQHARDSLDGLVMGDAFGDGWFTRSDEDTEGQWAARQLRPAPWAWTDDSAMALVLFAHLVTHGEVRPGELAEEFAAEYDRDPGRKYGPSMHGVLRRIGEGEDWQAVTTAQFGGQGSHGNGAAMRVAPLGAWFRDDVAVVCEQARLSAVATHSHPEAVAGAVAVAVAAALATADKGWDTASRAEFLEEIASHVPDSDVRSGLLVAANLSPRASVRHAASVLGSGTLISAPDTVPYALWSAAGHLDDLSEALWQTVAGWGDRDTTCAIAGGVVAARTGTGALPAAWLRAREDIPAWSHWDSTGTGRQHAKHAE; this is encoded by the coding sequence ATGACCGGTCAGCAGCACGCCCGCGACAGCTTGGACGGCCTGGTGATGGGCGACGCCTTCGGGGACGGTTGGTTCACGCGCTCCGACGAGGACACCGAAGGCCAGTGGGCGGCACGGCAGTTGCGTCCGGCGCCCTGGGCGTGGACGGACGACTCCGCCATGGCTCTCGTCCTGTTCGCACACCTCGTGACCCACGGGGAGGTCCGGCCGGGCGAGCTGGCAGAGGAGTTCGCCGCCGAGTACGACCGGGACCCGGGACGCAAGTACGGTCCGTCCATGCACGGTGTGCTGCGACGGATCGGGGAGGGGGAGGACTGGCAGGCCGTCACCACGGCGCAGTTCGGCGGGCAGGGTTCCCACGGCAACGGCGCCGCGATGCGGGTCGCCCCTCTGGGGGCGTGGTTCCGGGACGACGTGGCGGTCGTGTGCGAGCAGGCCCGGCTGTCCGCTGTGGCCACCCACTCCCACCCGGAGGCGGTCGCGGGAGCCGTGGCCGTGGCGGTCGCCGCGGCGCTGGCGACCGCCGACAAGGGCTGGGACACCGCGTCGCGCGCGGAGTTCCTGGAGGAGATCGCCTCGCACGTGCCGGACAGTGACGTCCGCTCCGGGCTGCTGGTGGCCGCGAACCTCTCGCCGCGCGCGTCGGTTCGTCACGCGGCGTCCGTACTGGGCTCGGGAACACTGATCTCGGCTCCGGACACGGTGCCGTACGCGCTGTGGTCCGCCGCGGGTCATCTGGACGATCTCTCCGAGGCGTTGTGGCAGACCGTCGCCGGCTGGGGCGACCGCGACACCACCTGCGCCATCGCGGGTGGCGTCGTCGCGGCCCGGACGGGCACGGGCGCGCTACCGGCGGCCTGGCTCCGAGCCCGCGAGGACATCCCCGCCTGGAGTCACTGGGATTCCACCGGGACCGGCCGCCAACACGCCAAGCACGCCGAGTAG
- a CDS encoding cytochrome P450, cyclodipeptide synthase-associated — MPVVSPRPGILSEAFAADPYRHFARLREESPVHYEPAIDSYFLSRHQDVKRVLTDHEMFTTRTLQARAEPVMRGPVLAQMTGAEHTAKRKIVVRGFTGQALQHQKRAIHANAAELMAPFLSRGRMDLVNDFGKPFAIHVTLDVLGLDRKDWRQVAAWHSGVAEFITSMALTPERRLHCMDCAEQLEAYLAPVIEQRRRHPGEDLISKLCAAEFDGIALSDRDVTALIINVLAAATEPADKTLALLFKHLIDHPEQMAQVREDPNLLTAAIAETLRRTPPVQLIPRQAERDAVFAGTTVPAGATVFCLIGAANRDPDAFTAPDTFDIHRPDLGTARSFTAAAQHLAFGTGLHQCAGAAFARAEIETVAAMLLPLLDQVRYSPGFRYQETGLYTRGPVSLSLDFTPSTKAVPPPLDGP; from the coding sequence ATGCCTGTGGTCAGTCCCCGTCCCGGCATCCTGTCCGAGGCCTTCGCCGCGGACCCCTACCGCCACTTCGCACGGCTGAGGGAAGAGTCTCCGGTGCACTACGAGCCGGCGATCGACAGCTATTTCCTCTCCCGCCACCAGGACGTCAAGCGGGTACTCACCGACCATGAGATGTTCACCACCCGGACCCTGCAGGCGCGCGCCGAGCCGGTGATGCGCGGGCCGGTCCTCGCCCAGATGACCGGGGCCGAACACACCGCCAAGCGGAAGATCGTCGTGCGGGGTTTCACCGGCCAGGCCCTCCAGCACCAGAAACGCGCCATCCACGCCAACGCCGCCGAACTCATGGCGCCCTTCCTGTCCCGGGGCCGGATGGACCTCGTCAACGATTTCGGCAAGCCCTTCGCCATCCACGTGACGCTCGACGTCCTCGGTCTGGACAGGAAGGACTGGCGGCAGGTGGCCGCCTGGCACAGCGGGGTCGCCGAGTTCATCACCAGCATGGCTCTCACCCCCGAGCGCCGCCTGCACTGCATGGACTGCGCGGAGCAGTTGGAGGCCTATCTCGCACCCGTCATCGAACAGCGGCGCCGCCACCCCGGTGAGGACCTGATATCGAAGCTGTGCGCCGCCGAGTTCGACGGCATCGCCCTGAGCGACCGCGACGTCACCGCGCTGATCATCAACGTGTTGGCCGCCGCCACCGAACCCGCGGACAAGACCCTCGCCCTGCTCTTCAAACACCTGATCGACCATCCCGAGCAGATGGCACAGGTCCGCGAGGACCCGAACCTGTTGACCGCCGCAATCGCCGAGACCCTGCGCCGCACCCCGCCGGTCCAGCTCATTCCCCGCCAGGCGGAGCGGGACGCGGTGTTCGCGGGCACCACCGTCCCGGCAGGTGCCACGGTCTTCTGCCTGATCGGCGCGGCCAACCGCGACCCCGATGCCTTCACCGCCCCGGACACGTTCGACATCCACCGCCCGGACCTGGGCACCGCCCGTTCCTTCACCGCGGCCGCCCAGCACCTGGCCTTCGGCACCGGACTCCACCAGTGCGCCGGCGCGGCCTTCGCGCGCGCCGAGATCGAGACCGTCGCCGCGATGCTCCTGCCCCTGCTCGACCAGGTCCGCTACAGCCCCGGCTTCCGCTACCAGGAGACCGGCCTGTACACCCGAGGCCCCGTGTCCCTGTCGCTGGACTTCACTCCGTCCACGAAAGCGGTACCGCCCCCGCTCGACGGCCCGTGA
- a CDS encoding nuclear transport factor 2 family protein, whose protein sequence is MNTTDITRAINDLLFDPGLDLAEALDRHFTPDYRQRTDGVWSDRASFAQHITRLRSLIRSGHIEVHDELRDGPRYADRHTVTLTQHNGRVSSTEVYLFAQLAPDGRFHRVEETTLLITGHSDDGNLGHIK, encoded by the coding sequence ATGAATACGACCGACATCACCAGAGCCATCAACGACCTGCTCTTCGACCCGGGCCTCGACCTCGCCGAAGCCCTCGACCGGCACTTCACCCCTGACTACCGGCAGCGCACCGACGGCGTGTGGAGCGACCGGGCCTCCTTCGCCCAGCACATCACCCGCCTCCGCTCCCTGATCCGCAGCGGACACATCGAGGTCCACGACGAACTCCGGGACGGGCCGCGCTACGCCGACCGCCACACCGTCACGCTCACCCAGCACAACGGCCGCGTCTCCAGCACCGAGGTCTACCTCTTCGCCCAACTGGCCCCCGACGGACGCTTCCACCGCGTCGAAGAGACCACCCTCCTTATCACCGGCCACTCCGACGACGGGAACCTCGGGCACATCAAGTGA
- a CDS encoding ATP-binding protein: MVSVGERLSSARGRAFIGRDEELGRFEEALAGDPQAPFAFYVYGPGGIGKSTLLRRLADGARAAGRPLVELDGRFVSRDPADFEHAAGPFLDVPGTVLFVDSFEHCQWLESWLWHHFLPRAADDTLVVLGGRRAPQPQWTTDPAWSRLLHVTELEPFSAEQARSLLAAARIRPELRDRVLRFAGGNPLALSLAAAAGSAGCSREEIWAPSADVLRTLVAGLIGEVPTAAHRRALEVGAQAHSTSEELLAAVLPGEDAHQLFSWLRDLPFMESTHRGLHPHDAARETLAADLRWRAPHAFEAMRRRLADEYLRILREAPEERVWTVTDELFYLFREGEALARLRTWSREDEVHDRPLHPDDMDVVLRMAEETEGAASAELVRYWAQRQPRAFSVYRLVSTGRIVAFTARLALPAPPDPQDLATDPVVAAAWRYTEATAPVSPGEHIGVSRFTIYPERYQVPSRVIDLSSSRAQAEAARAHGRAYGFAVYQDAETWAGRVEGTLVDTGARPRVGEHTYGLFSVDWRQVPVETWLLRFISAPDAPAPSGPSPISRTAFDQAVREALAHWRDPRAFAACALMRTRLAADLGDPVEELRALLRQAVADLAHDPRGVRACEALTAGYFSGAPTQEAAARRLGLPYGTYRRHLRQGLDLLYEALWQQELHGPR; encoded by the coding sequence ATGGTGTCCGTGGGAGAGAGACTGAGCAGTGCGCGCGGGCGCGCCTTCATCGGCAGGGACGAGGAACTCGGGCGCTTCGAGGAGGCCTTGGCCGGCGATCCGCAGGCACCGTTCGCGTTCTACGTGTACGGGCCGGGCGGCATCGGGAAGTCGACGCTGCTCAGGCGTCTGGCGGACGGCGCTCGTGCGGCGGGCCGACCGCTCGTCGAACTCGACGGCCGGTTCGTCAGCCGGGACCCGGCCGATTTCGAGCACGCCGCGGGTCCCTTCCTGGATGTTCCGGGCACGGTCCTGTTCGTGGACTCCTTCGAGCACTGCCAGTGGCTGGAGAGCTGGCTGTGGCACCACTTCCTGCCCCGTGCCGCGGACGACACCCTGGTCGTCCTGGGCGGACGACGGGCTCCGCAGCCGCAGTGGACCACCGACCCCGCCTGGTCCCGGCTGCTGCACGTGACCGAGCTGGAGCCGTTCTCCGCGGAACAGGCCCGCAGCCTGCTCGCCGCGGCGCGGATCCGGCCCGAACTGCGCGACCGGGTACTGCGCTTCGCGGGCGGCAACCCGCTGGCCCTGTCCCTCGCGGCCGCCGCGGGATCGGCGGGCTGTTCCAGGGAGGAGATCTGGGCCCCGTCCGCTGACGTCCTGCGCACACTGGTGGCGGGCCTGATCGGCGAGGTCCCCACGGCTGCCCACCGCCGCGCCCTGGAGGTCGGCGCGCAGGCCCACTCGACCTCCGAGGAACTGCTCGCCGCCGTGCTGCCCGGGGAGGACGCCCATCAGCTCTTCTCCTGGCTGCGGGACCTGCCCTTCATGGAGTCCACGCATCGAGGGCTCCACCCGCACGACGCCGCCCGCGAGACGCTGGCCGCCGACCTGCGCTGGCGTGCCCCCCACGCGTTCGAGGCGATGCGCCGACGCCTGGCGGACGAGTACCTGCGCATCCTGCGCGAGGCCCCCGAGGAGCGGGTGTGGACCGTCACCGACGAGCTCTTCTACCTCTTCCGGGAAGGGGAGGCCCTCGCCCGGCTGCGCACCTGGTCCCGCGAGGACGAGGTGCACGATCGCCCCCTGCACCCGGACGACATGGATGTCGTACTGCGGATGGCCGAGGAGACCGAAGGGGCAGCCTCCGCGGAACTGGTCCGCTACTGGGCGCAGCGCCAGCCGCGGGCTTTCAGCGTCTACCGACTCGTGAGCACGGGCCGGATCGTGGCCTTCACGGCCCGCCTCGCACTGCCGGCCCCTCCCGACCCGCAGGACCTCGCCACCGACCCCGTCGTCGCCGCCGCGTGGCGGTACACCGAAGCCACCGCCCCGGTGAGCCCCGGCGAACACATCGGCGTGAGCCGCTTCACGATCTACCCCGAGCGCTACCAAGTGCCCTCGCGCGTCATCGACCTGAGCAGTTCCCGGGCCCAGGCCGAGGCAGCCCGTGCCCACGGCCGCGCCTACGGCTTCGCCGTCTACCAGGACGCCGAGACCTGGGCCGGACGCGTCGAAGGCACCCTCGTCGACACCGGGGCGCGCCCACGTGTGGGAGAGCACACCTACGGGCTGTTCAGCGTCGACTGGCGGCAGGTCCCCGTGGAGACCTGGCTCCTCCGCTTCATATCGGCCCCCGACGCACCGGCGCCGTCCGGACCGTCGCCCATCTCGCGCACCGCGTTCGACCAGGCCGTACGCGAAGCGCTGGCGCACTGGCGCGATCCGCGCGCCTTCGCCGCCTGCGCCCTGATGCGCACCCGTCTCGCGGCCGACCTCGGTGATCCCGTCGAGGAGCTGCGCGCCCTGCTGCGCCAGGCCGTCGCCGACCTCGCCCACGACCCGCGCGGAGTACGCGCCTGCGAGGCCCTGACGGCGGGCTACTTCTCCGGAGCACCCACCCAGGAGGCCGCGGCCCGCCGCCTGGGCCTTCCGTACGGCACCTACCGGCGCCACCTGCGCCAGGGCCTGGACCTGCTCTACGAAGCCCTGTGGCAGCAGGAGCTGCACGGCCCCCGGTAG
- a CDS encoding MFS transporter, with protein MNVARTQSNQAPRQAPRPGAVLAALAAAQFTVMLATSIVNVALPQIRAGAGLSDGGTTWVVNAYGLAFGALLLAGGRAADLLGRRRMLIAGLALFAAASLSAGLATAADVLIAARAVQGMAAAAIAPAALALTMDQFPSGPGRGKALGVWGAVSGAGGAGGVLLGGVLTQAWGWPWIFHAVALGAVLVLAAVAALVPRTAGREAGRFDLLGTATVTLALTCLVWSLTTARGAGWSDGRVLGALGAAAALLAAFAVIERRRPDALIPPRLFTTGQVAAGNLLMALLGSVWIALFYFLPLYQQQVLGSSPLATGAGQLPLAGANMLGATLAPRISRRIGGPAAVTAALLTEAAGLMWLSRISADGSYLADLLGPSILIGLGLSIAFVQLTALAVDGVPREDAGLAGGLVNTTRQVGGAIGLAALATLAYSVTAHASTRPTSPPEALTAGYRTVFAVAAAVLLATALLALLLTRRTSRRTATTPTGPASDPQPA; from the coding sequence ATGAACGTTGCACGCACGCAGTCGAACCAGGCACCACGCCAGGCACCCCGGCCGGGAGCCGTGCTCGCGGCACTCGCCGCGGCGCAGTTCACCGTCATGCTCGCCACCTCGATCGTCAATGTGGCGCTTCCGCAGATCCGCGCCGGAGCCGGTCTGTCGGACGGCGGAACCACCTGGGTGGTCAACGCCTACGGTCTCGCGTTCGGCGCACTGCTCCTGGCGGGTGGGAGAGCGGCCGACCTCCTCGGCCGCCGCCGGATGCTGATCGCCGGACTCGCGCTGTTCGCAGCGGCCTCCCTGTCGGCGGGACTGGCCACCGCCGCGGACGTCCTGATCGCCGCCCGCGCCGTTCAGGGCATGGCCGCCGCCGCCATCGCCCCGGCCGCGCTCGCTCTGACGATGGACCAGTTCCCCTCCGGCCCGGGGCGCGGCAAGGCACTGGGAGTATGGGGGGCGGTCTCCGGCGCGGGAGGAGCGGGCGGCGTCCTGCTGGGCGGTGTGCTCACCCAGGCGTGGGGCTGGCCCTGGATCTTCCACGCGGTCGCGCTCGGGGCGGTGCTGGTCCTGGCCGCCGTGGCCGCGCTCGTGCCACGCACCGCCGGACGCGAGGCCGGACGGTTCGACCTCCTGGGCACGGCCACCGTCACCCTCGCCCTGACCTGCCTGGTCTGGAGCCTGACCACCGCACGCGGCGCCGGCTGGAGCGACGGCCGGGTGCTGGGCGCCCTCGGGGCCGCCGCCGCGCTGCTGGCGGCCTTCGCCGTCATCGAGCGCCGCCGTCCGGACGCACTGATACCGCCGCGTCTGTTCACCACCGGCCAGGTCGCCGCGGGCAACCTGTTGATGGCACTGCTGGGTTCGGTGTGGATCGCCCTGTTCTACTTCCTGCCGCTCTACCAGCAACAGGTCCTCGGATCCAGCCCCTTGGCCACCGGAGCCGGGCAACTCCCCCTCGCCGGTGCCAATATGCTCGGCGCCACCCTGGCGCCGCGCATCTCCCGGCGCATCGGAGGCCCCGCGGCCGTGACCGCGGCCCTGCTCACCGAGGCCGCGGGCCTGATGTGGCTGTCACGGATCAGTGCCGACGGCAGCTACCTCGCCGATCTCCTCGGCCCGAGCATCCTGATCGGCCTGGGCCTCAGCATCGCCTTCGTCCAGCTCACCGCGCTCGCCGTGGACGGCGTCCCGCGGGAGGACGCCGGCCTGGCCGGCGGCCTGGTGAACACCACCCGCCAGGTCGGCGGCGCCATCGGCCTCGCCGCCCTGGCCACCCTGGCTTACTCCGTCACCGCCCACGCGTCCACCCGGCCTACTTCTCCTCCGGAAGCCCTCACCGCCGGTTACCGCACCGTCTTCGCCGTCGCTGCCGCGGTCCTCCTCGCAACAGCCCTCCTCGCGCTGCTCCTCACCCGCCGCACCAGTCGGCGGACGGCCACCACCCCCACCGGGCCGGCCTCAGACCCGCAGCCCGCCTGA
- a CDS encoding SRPBCC family protein produces MVTIDETAPVIVRLSIDINAPPATVWGLHTDIAAWPTWNTDIDRAEPNGPLIPGNRFSWRTHGLEITSTVRELVPGERIVWGGPADGISGVHVWTFEEEGGHVIVRTEESWSGAPAEAAADDLGKALHDSLESWLSHLKARAEQAV; encoded by the coding sequence ATGGTCACCATCGACGAGACCGCCCCCGTCATCGTCCGCCTGAGCATCGACATCAACGCCCCGCCCGCGACGGTGTGGGGGCTGCACACCGACATCGCGGCCTGGCCCACCTGGAACACGGACATCGACCGGGCCGAGCCCAACGGCCCCCTGATACCGGGCAACCGCTTCAGCTGGCGAACCCACGGCCTGGAGATCACCTCCACCGTGCGCGAACTGGTCCCCGGCGAGCGGATCGTGTGGGGTGGCCCCGCCGACGGCATCTCCGGCGTCCACGTGTGGACGTTCGAGGAGGAGGGCGGCCACGTCATCGTCCGCACCGAGGAGTCCTGGAGCGGCGCCCCCGCCGAAGCCGCGGCCGACGACCTCGGCAAGGCCCTCCACGACTCCCTGGAGAGCTGGCTCTCCCACCTCAAGGCCCGTGCCGAACAAGCCGTCTGA